The window AATTAAATCATTAACTAGAATTAAGTtaatattaatgatattttaaatgtaATAATTATCTATTCTTGTTTTTTctcacaaattttaatattatagacCTATTTTTCGATCAATTAATTCAATTGTTAATTTACTAACCACTTATAAAGTATCAAGTTAATCAATTTTAACCcaattttattatatcatataatttttttttgattagtGATTAATCAGTTAATTGGACGAAGTTCCTAACAATGGTTACGAGcctggcaaaaacaagtgtatagagttgtgtgtatataataagatattgaaacTCAACCACATAAAGCGATTATCTTTCAAGCCCAGCTGGAAAAGGAAAATTTTGAGTGATGAATAATTGATTCTGGAATATGATAATTTAAATGAGTGTATTCTATtgagattataaataatatgataataaatgatgtgcaatctttctACATTTCTTACAGAAGTGTAGAGGTTTGACAAATTTAACGATCCATAGGAATTTGACTGACAAAAATTATAGACAGTGGGTGaatgtggttggagtgtgagagcatctccaacagaaCAAAACCCTTAGCTATAAATTGTCTACATGGCACCGAGGTGGCATCTAGGTGTCAATTTGTAGAGAATATGTAAAAGTTTTGGACTCCAATCATATTTCCCTTagcaaaaattatagataaccaTATTTTGATTGGCTATATTTGTTAAATCAATAAACCttttaggtataattttagctatcatattataaataatatcattGGAGTGTCTACCATTCcctttagataaaaatttacataatcattattttattatattttagctaaCAGTTTTTGTTAtcacccttggagatgctctgagtTTTTGAAAAAGTTAGACTATATTTATTTGTCAACTTATATTTTAGCTAAAGGTtttcaatggttggagatgtTCTAACTCAAATATTATCTTGTTATACGtaatttgaaatgtaaaaaacaaaatttaatatattaattttcatattatttatgaataaagtCTTTTAGGCAAAGCAGGTACTctaatttttcaaaaagtttatttttcaatttttgcatgaaatttttataatttactacATATTTATTCTGTTTTCACTATAACATTTATGTTATGGGTGTTCTTCTCCATAGGGTagcaattttaaacaacagtaCTACTCTCATAGCAAAATCGATagcaaacaataataataagagTAGTTCAGGTCTGCAGTTAAATATTTGGGTGACTGAGCATTTTcacccttagctaaaatgtgtatcaaaaataaaaaatttagtctaACTTATCGAAAAATTCACACTCTAACTATAATTATACTTAActattgtctataattttaaccaacctcctatggatgactatatttgtcgaacctctacaggtctgtaagaaatctgtaattgcactcatttattaccatattgaactgatatattctattttaacaatttaaaatattaattacatactatttttgaattataaccaaccaatatagtcaataccatttAAGCACATtgtgttacaggttcagcaaattttaaataatgtttTGCGCgcaggttcaatttagccaacgattatcgCCAACCcaattgaagatgctctaatgGCACTACCTATGCTGCAGTTATTTATTCAGTTTTTGAGAACAAGTTAAAGACCGATTATATCGTAGGTGAATGGGAACAACCAAACTGTTGATTGAAATTGAAAGTTTATTATTCTGTTGATCACACAGATCGGATGGTACCCATTATACAAATTTCCTGCTACTGCATGGTCCGGACATGTTCCTTAATCATGCCCTTATCGTGTTTCGTCAACACGACGCAATTATCACGGGTTCGATTCTTACATACAACGTCCGAGATCACACATTTATCAGGAGTTCGATTCATACATAGAACGTCCTAGATTATAGCAAGTAAACACTTGATCATATATCATAACGAGACATTGAGTCTCGTAGAACAATCACAACCTCAATTCCATTTTTCCACAAAACTACTTACAAGAAAAAACCAGCAATGGCCACAGAAGCCGCGGCAGCAGAAACAGTGAGAGCAGCGGCACCGCTATCGAGATCATCAGCAGAGGGTGCTAAGGGTTCGTCCTCAGCCATCGGTGTCTCGGCCACCGGAGCTTCAGCGTCCATAGCAGCGGGGGCTGGAGGAGAAGACAGCTCTGCGTCGAAAGCCGGTGAGCTGGCGCTGGGGGTAGCAGCTGGAGAGGCAGCTGGAGCGGCAGCCGAGGCCAGGCCTACCACGGCCATGAAGATGAGGGCCAAAACAACGAGTTTTCGTGCCATTTTCTTGCTTTTCTTGTATGAATATTGTGAGTTTATTATGCACAGGGATTTATTTAGTTCTTCTCTACgggaagaaatattgcttataTAATTACGTAGAGAAGGAAGGAGTATCGATCCCTGTGAGAAAATCTGGAAGAGAATTGGGATATTTATACGTAAAGGGCTATGCATGCATGAATCGAAAATGACGggatattttgttttgatttgtgGGTGAAATGAAAATGTAACTCCAGAATTGTTTTCTTCCTTGATTTTTTTATGGCTTGCTTTTTTTTCTTTCGCAAGGAGAGAGAGGCACCATTCGTTGCCATGGAGTCGTTGACCGAGTTTCCATGCTGCAAGGTTGACGATGTGGTCCATGAATTAGGGATGGACATGGGTTGTCCAAATTGTTTAACCCGATCCAAACCAGCTCTATTTTCGGCCGAATCAAACCGAAAATTATAAACCGTTATTTAATCGGGTTGAGTCGGCTCCAAATCGGTTTTAATAGGTTGGACAccgttttaaattttattcggTCAACCCAACCCGaagatattttagaaaaaatacataatatatatatactttagtagacatatttttattatcatttttcttGTTGCCATCGTTTTGATAAAGGTTTTCAATTAGAATGGttttcttgtatatatttttattgaacttGGTATTTTATTGCTTCCCTCGAATTGTAATTGTTATAGTGATGTGATAATTCGGTGAAGTCAGAGAAACTAGCTACGTCTAAATTTTAATTGTCAAATGCCTACTATGGCTGCCATTGCGGTTTCTTGGTCTCACGTGAGAAATCATGTGACCAAGTCCTGCTTAGGAATATCATGCAATTTCATAACTGGTCTCTTTgttgtaataaaaaaaattacaaaaaattttaGATTACGATTTTATATCACAACTTTAACCGCTAGTAACCTGTACAAACCAGCCCAAATCAACCCAACCCGAAGTATGATAAATTGAGTTGGGtaatgaattaattttaatgTGTTGGGTCCGAAAATTAACCAATCGAATTTAATGGGTTGATAATGTTATAATGGAATAAATTGAACAAATTTtgtttaatcattattttatattttagctGATCTTGGAGATCGCTGCCATATATTGagtgggtttttttttttttttttgtcagggagTGGGtttttctatatatacacaaaaatgGGTACCAAATTTATTAAAAGGCGAACAGTCGagtaaaaataatttgggaaaGGGTTAGAAACTGATTTTCCTAATCAGAAAATCCCTGTGATTTCTccagcagaatcaatcagtctGACAAGTTCCTTTATTAAAAACAGAAGATTTCGTTCATctgtgtatataaatataacaagATCTACGCAAAACATATTCCTTGGCTAGCTCTCGAATACAATGGCAAAAGCAAATGCCTTCTCTTTTCTCCTGCTAATCGTTTTTCTAACCACTCTCGAAGCTGAGGCTAGAGAAAGCAAATATTTCTCCAAGTTCAATCCACGAGCCGAACAACCACCATTGAAACCATCGACACAAATCAACACTCACAATAACTATAACTCCGAAATTCACGAGAGTGATTTTCCCACCGAAGAATTCATCGAAAACATCAACAAAGATTCTTCGAAAACTAATCGCTTCCCTCGCGATTTCGGTGAACATTCGTACGTGTCCGTGTCCGGAGGCCACAAGAAAAAGGATAGTAACGATTTTTACAATCCCGTGCGTGCATCGACGAATGGAGTATTCGAATTAAGTGAGGAGGAAAAGAAGTTCTTCAACGTAAAGGATGCGAAGAATAATTACAAAGATCGTGAGAATGTTCATGCAAAGGAGGCTCAGGGAATGAGTGATACGAGGACTTTGGAGAATGGAAAGTACTATTATAACCCTGTGGTTGCGAGGGCTAAGCGCGGAGGTGAGGGGTATTTTCGGAACAGGGAGGATAAGCCCACATATGATGAGTTCCGGCCTTTGAAAGACTTCGAATATAATTCTCAAAATCAAGTGGGGTTTATTCCTTGAGCAACAATATTTGAgaaattataattgttttgtCGGGATAGTGCTTTTTATAAATAAGTAATGGAGAATCTTCTAATTTTATAGAGTTGTTTTGCATAGCTTTCGTGATgcttatttatctttatctttgTAGTTTTTAGTTATAATAATGAAATTGGAGAGGCAGTGAAGTTTTTGTTCGTGTATTGTGCATATATTTACATGCTTGCGATGCAATTACAATTAAGTTGGTTGCCAGTTCCCACACACCCGaaattatatcataatttaCGATCACTTTTTAGTTCAGAATATTACTCAGCCCAAATCTGTTTCGATATCAAACAATAAATTTAAACTCGTTTCGGTTATTGACAGTTAACCACATTTTTTCACGGTTCACATTGCCCTTTAAACCCTATCTATCATGCAAGATTTACGGCTAATAGTTTCTGCCATTATTTGTGGATCCTAAGTcagaaaaaaatacattttcccCCGTCATTTTATGGAGCAATCATTAGTCATTTTTAACACATCTTAATCGGAAGCTTTTCTGAAAAGAGTAGtactaggtgcacataattgtgtacagaatttTTGTGCATAATGATGTGATATGTAATGTGTTGGATTTTAATTAGGACTGTGATGTAAATGTAGGGGGTCtattccaattaaaatccaccacatgtcattatgtacatgtttttgtacacaattatgaaTTATGTCCCCAAACATTTTCCTTCTAAAAAACAGCTTTttagtttttgaaaaaaagctggttctagattaaaaaaattggaGCAATCGACCTGACAATGGTATGAGTTCGAAATTTATTAGAGCTTGATAATAAATTTGAACCTACTTGACAACGGAGaggttttttaatttattgaaagaaaattttgttAAGACTCAATCACATAATGAATTTGAGTAGGAAGATAATGAATTTGAACCAATttgataaaatagagttttctattaaaatcaaaaatcattcgAACTTTGGTTCAAGAAAAAAAGAGCATTTAATCGAGTTTAAAGCGGGTTTAACATATTTTGACTGGAATTCTGGTAATTGTTTTATAAGGTTtctcaatttaaaaaatgcGTTTTTAGTCAAGTTTAGAAATCTTTTTAAGTATAATGATGAATTTGAAccgaattaataaaaaaattgttgaacCCAAAAATCTACTCAAATTCAATGGAATAATGAATTTGAGTTGGAagacaactaatttgaattgaattgaaaaaagagattttttactaaaatcaaaaaaattttacaaacttcataaaatactccttccgtcctcttttacatgtccattttgacttttgaccggtcaaattgactatattttgactcaaatttacatatatcatatgattgagaaaaataataaaaattatatcattaaaaaatatatttagcctattttaatacataattttcagaTCTTAAAAATTATAAGTAGATAATTTGTTATaagtagataatttgtaatgtttagtcaaattttggtcaatttgacttcgCGAAAaacaaagtggacatgtaaaaggggacggagggagtaaaaattTGAACGGAAAAAGTGagtattcaataaaataatgaaatttgaGCCGGAAAAAGAGAGTATTAAATCGAGTCAAGATGCAAACAAAAAACAAGTGCATCAGCTTACCTTCTCGGTTTGCTTGAAATTGTCAATTTAAAAGTTTGCCCTCACGCAGGATCGAACTACGGACCTCCAGTTTACAAGACTGGCGCTCTACCACTGAGCTATAAGGGCCAATTTGTAGTTAAAAGTAGAGACCATATTCTCGaatctatttaaaattgcaGGTAGAGTTGATCCCTCTGTCCCTCCGGGAAGACGGGGACGCGGCATAGAGTTTAATACTCCAATAAAGTGTAATTGTGcaatttgtatttaaattttttttttctgaattaaaatttggatgttaaatttttattcagaaaaaaaatctcaaacaaAAGTTGCGGaaccatattttataagagcattgaaatacATTTGCTCAAAAGAAACATATAGAATTAAATTACGCGGAGGGAGCATGCAACAGTTTATTCGTGCACAAAAGCAGATAAACCACCGTGGTAGAGATGGCTGCTCTTGaactacaaaaataaaattatcacaACAAAAAGCCTTTGTTTATTTATGTCTCCTATAAATACTGTATTATCACATTATTCTTGCTTCTCAGAAGCAACACACAGTAACAAAGCTCCACAATCTATGTCACACTCCAGACAGTAGAACAGACTAGTACTGCCACAAACAAACACACAAAACAAAAATTGAGGAAAATAAACCATATCACATATTATGGTCTCTGTTTTTTTATCAGTATGTAGCCATGCACTCGAACCTTGTTGCTTCAATAAGGTAGTAATAGAGCATTCACATCATGGCAACAGAGGAAAGTGCTATACTTCTCCATATGGCCAAGGCATTCCGGGCATGTCATTGCATCAGGAATTCTTCCTGCAGTTGTCAAGAACTCGAATCTGCAACACGGCATGTTAGCAACATGAAGCTTGTCATGGTATTCCTTAAAGGCCACATCAAAGCCTCTAAGTGGAACATTTTCTTTCCAGGAATCGTATTCGCTGAAAGCGCTTAAAACTGTTTGAGCATGTCCACTAGCTACTATATCTGAGCCTTTGCATAATAATGCCCAACTTCCACTCTTGTCATAACTCAGCAGTTTCTTGATTTCTTTCATTAGTGGATCAAGCTGGTCATCTGttttcttcacttggatctttgAAAACAACATGCTCTCGAGTCTTGCCCAGAAGAACCATATCATAGTGGGGTCTTGCCAGCAGTAGCTAAGCTTCTCCACAGTGATGGTTGCCATTGATTTTCGAACCATTTCTCTTTTTGTGCTCTTTCCTACATAGGCCATCTCGAGTTGGACTCCTGCAGCTTGTGCCACAGCCCTTGCGGTGTTTGTGAATCTTCGGATCCATTCAATGTCCTCTCCTCCATATAGAATTATGAATTTGCCCTCATTTACCTGAATGACTCAAATATGActttttttaaaacttgtagcttaaaaGTTTGCAAGTAGGGgtgaaaaacaatttaaaagttaaaactcaCCCAGTTATTGTAAATGACTGGATCCATGCCACTCACAAGCAATTCAAGCCTCCAAGTCTCACCCCTCCAGAGACTTTCTTCTCTGGAGCTAGTGAAAGGAAATGCTGCAGTCCCCCATATCCATATCATGTGAAGCGAATTACGGCTCAGTTCCTTTCCTTGAGGATCTAGCACCACCAGTATAGGCCTCCTCCTGAAGTGCCACCGCTCCTTCACCAACCTAACCACTGCCTGATCAATGATTGACGGATGGTACACAGAGTACCATGGCATGGTCGATGTAAGCTCATCAAAACGCTTCTGCATAGGGTCAGTCCAGTGCTGCCTAAATATGGCAGAAGAGCTTTTAGGATCCATCATGTTTTTTGATGGAAACTGAGACATCGTCTTTGAATTACTTGAGTGCAGGCTGTGATCTTCTGGCAGAGTACTAGTATGCTTTTGCATTCTGTAGTTGAGAACGTGAGAAAGATCCACAATCGGAATCCAGACTAACTCATAAAGGCTTTCCATTTTTGTTCCATGCATCCTGGACTCGCTATAAATCTGTTCCAGAATCGAGAGCTCATCTGCAGATATGTCTAGTCCAGATATGAGTAGCAAAACATTTTTCCTCCTGAGCACATCCAGGTGAACCTGCATAAGCAAATATTTTCCATACATTTATGAAGTAAATAGCATAAACCGATTAATCTGCATTATCTGTAATCATTTTGTTGATTGCATACCCTTCTCTTTGAAGAACCTTCAACGAGTGGCTGTATATCATCCCTGGGGTAAATCAGTGACCTGAGAACTTTCATATTGTCGACGTGATTCATGTCAAACAAATGCCTCAATGACTCATAGGCCGCAGCTCTCATCTTCTCATCTAAAAACATCAAAACATTAAACATATTGTTAAGTTACCCTTTcacctaaaacctcaaggtgttaagAGAAGGGCTTAATTTGGATCATATTATTTCTTTCCCACGTAGACACATTCATTATCATATGTGCACTGTCAGTAATACACAATGTGTTGATTTAGATATATGCGGATCTTGAACTCATATATGAAAACCTATGTGTTGATAGCAGATATCTAAGCTCTTCTTGAAATGCTCATGAATCTGCTTGATCCTCTGATCCAATGTTGATAGCTCCCATGAAAGCTCTGTCAACATGTACCTAATGAAATAagttaaaaaaacaattaaacaacATGTCATACTCCAAACATGAAAGATTTAATCATCAAATCACTGCAAACGAACATACTCATGGCCCATGATAGTCAGGTAAGTAATGAAAGTCGCACAAGCAATTAAACTTCTGATGCTCCAGTAAACAGCAGTAGGAACACTTTCCATGGCTGTGGACAATGGAGGCACATCCTTCGCTATATACATGCTTGGTAATTCTTCCAAAGCAATTATGGCTCTTGTCAAATCCATGACAGAACCGAGGAGACTGTCAAGTGCATCAAACCGACGTCTAAAAGTCCCTGAGTGCTCCATGATGAGCGGAACCAGCTTAAGTATGGCCATTGATCTTGCAAGTTGGTTGGATGAGTAAAGCTGAGCAAGCAACCAGAATTCTCCATA of the Daucus carota subsp. sativus chromosome 4, DH1 v3.0, whole genome shotgun sequence genome contains:
- the LOC108218221 gene encoding protein SIEVE ELEMENT OCCLUSION B → MNAMSSVQQQIDTMQQGNCMANLQAAANAMANSQQQNSNAMVNMYPGNAVAGNAVIGRHPLNAMLNMQNLIKGGRSMFMSLDDNVMMRQVYDTHTPDGRAINVKPLFLIVEDIMASSNMSLPLDAANSHGSQMDEKTHQADAVTMLETLSRLIDLISCEISIKCLSGSDGHVNTVSILQMVSNYPWDAKLGLVLAAFAFSYGEFWLLAQLYSSNQLARSMAILKLVPLIMEHSGTFRRRFDALDSLLGSVMDLTRAIIALEELPSMYIAKDVPPLSTAMESVPTAVYWSIRSLIACATFITYLTIMGHEYMLTELSWELSTLDQRIKQIHEHFKKSLDICYQHIDEKMRAAAYESLRHLFDMNHVDNMKVLRSLIYPRDDIQPLVEGSSKRRVHLDVLRRKNVLLLISGLDISADELSILEQIYSESRMHGTKMESLYELVWIPIVDLSHVLNYRMQKHTSTLPEDHSLHSSNSKTMSQFPSKNMMDPKSSSAIFRQHWTDPMQKRFDELTSTMPWYSVYHPSIIDQAVVRLVKERWHFRRRPILVVLDPQGKELSRNSLHMIWIWGTAAFPFTSSREESLWRGETWRLELLVSGMDPVIYNNWVNEGKFIILYGGEDIEWIRRFTNTARAVAQAAGVQLEMAYVGKSTKREMVRKSMATITVEKLSYCWQDPTMIWFFWARLESMLFSKIQVKKTDDQLDPLMKEIKKLLSYDKSGSWALLCKGSDIVASGHAQTVLSAFSEYDSWKENVPLRGFDVAFKEYHDKLHVANMPCCRFEFLTTAGRIPDAMTCPECLGHMEKYSTFLCCHDVNALLLPY